In Helicobacter pylori, a single genomic region encodes these proteins:
- the exbD gene encoding TonB system transport protein ExbD: MKSIRRGDGLNIVPFIDIMLVLLAIVLSISTFIAQGKIKVNLPNAKNAEKSQPNDQKVVVISVDEHDNIFVDDKPTNLEALSAVVKQTDPKTLIDLKSDKSSRFETFISIMDILKEHNHENFSISTQAQ; encoded by the coding sequence ATGAAAAGCATCAGAAGAGGCGATGGGCTGAATATTGTCCCTTTTATTGATATTATGCTCGTTTTGCTAGCGATTGTGTTAAGCATTTCTACTTTTATCGCGCAAGGTAAGATTAAAGTCAATCTCCCTAACGCTAAAAATGCGGAAAAATCCCAGCCAAACGATCAAAAAGTGGTGGTCATCTCTGTAGATGAGCATGACAATATTTTCGTAGATGACAAACCGACGAATTTAGAAGCTTTGAGCGCTGTAGTCAAGCAAACAGACCCTAAAACCCTTATAGACTTAAAAAGCGACAAAAGCTCTCGTTTTGAAACTTTTATCAGCATTATGGATATTTTAAAAGAGCATAATCATGAAAATTTCTCCATCTCCACGCAAGCTCAGTAA